Below is a genomic region from Deltaproteobacteria bacterium.
TTTCTATGGCCAGGATTGGAAAAGATGTGGGCGCTGCTCCTCCCGGTGAAAAGGATGAGTCTCGTTTAAGCGGAGGTGCTGTTTTTAAATGGGGTGATTTTACTTTTCATGGAGAAAGAACGATAATTATTGACCATGATCATGAAAAAGATTACGACCTGGATGTTACCCAGGTTGGCGCTGACTTCAAACTTAAAGACTTTCTCATTAAGGTAAGGCAGGAAGTAATAGACGATGAAAATCCAGACCCCACTGAGGACAGGCAGGAATTAAAGCTTGCCGGCGGGGTCAATTATTATTTCAGTGACAAGACCTTTGTAGCCGCAGAGATTGAGTTTACCAAGTGGGATATTGCCGATGATTCAGAGGAAGTCCTTTTGGGAGTCAAATTTTTATTCTGATCTGAACGTCCCCTTTAATGATCAATTCCGGTGCCCCTTCGGGGGCATTTTTTATTCATGCTTATCAAGGCGCTTGCTTTCCCCTTGCCTGTTAACGATTTAATTCTTTATAAGTGTCATCCGTTTATAGTATATTTTTATGTTCAGGGGGGAAAGGGGACGTTCCCTTGAAATCATTTCAGGAAATTAAGGGTATTTCATAACAATCACCATGACCGGTATTGGGAAAAGGATTTTTCAAAATCACGAGTTTAGGGATTTTTCAGAAGTTTATGGCCATGAACCGGGGCATTCTGCCGGTATTTTCGATCTGAATACAGAATTTATGGGCACGGTTATTCATTATTACCGTGAAATAAGTTCAACCAGTGTCAAGGCTTTTGACCTTGCCCATTTAGGCGCCGCCGAAGGGACGGTTGTTGTTGCTGAAAGCCAGAGCCGTGGAAAGGGGCGCAGGGGAAGGGTCTGGCTTTCGCCCGGGGGAAAGAATATTTATACTTCCATCATTCTTCGCCCTCCTCTTGCTCCGCCGGATGCGCCCAAGCTGACTCTTGTTGCCGCCGTCGCCCTGGCGGAAACGATCTCTTCCTTTGTGAAAGGGACTTCAATAGAATGCGCCAGGATAAAATGGCCCAACGATATTTTACTCGGCAAAAAAAAGTGTGCCGGTATATTAACGGAAATGAAGTGCAACGGAAATGATGTCGATTTTGTGGTCATAGGCATAGGTATTAACGTTAATATGAAAGAGGACCATATGCCCCCTGACCTTTTATCGCCGGCGACTTCAATGTCGATGGAAGCGGGGCAGCTTATTTCAAGAGGGGCGCTTTTGCGGGACCTTTACCGTAATATTGAAAGTTGGTATAAAAGGTACCTTCTGGAAGGGTTCCTGCCTGTGAGGGAGAAATGGAACGCCCTTTCAGGAATAGGGGGAATGCA
It encodes:
- a CDS encoding biotin--[acetyl-CoA-carboxylase] ligase, encoding MTGIGKRIFQNHEFRDFSEVYGHEPGHSAGIFDLNTEFMGTVIHYYREISSTSVKAFDLAHLGAAEGTVVVAESQSRGKGRRGRVWLSPGGKNIYTSIILRPPLAPPDAPKLTLVAAVALAETISSFVKGTSIECARIKWPNDILLGKKKCAGILTEMKCNGNDVDFVVIGIGINVNMKEDHMPPDLLSPATSMSMEAGQLISRGALLRDLYRNIESWYKRYLLEGFLPVREKWNALSGIGGMQVRAASGMHDYEEGRAMGINDDGSLLLEKQDGSLINVTVGDINIL